The Columba livia isolate bColLiv1 breed racing homer chromosome 2, bColLiv1.pat.W.v2, whole genome shotgun sequence genome includes the window GTCATGTACTTATACTCTGCTTATTTAAAAACTGTGGCCAGTAACTGAAATATGACAAGCAGGATCTTAAAAACTCTTTtaaattttcctctttcattttaaaatgaaattagaatAATACCCCTTAATTATATTGAATTAATTTCAGTACATCACAAGCCTTAAGAAGTATGGCTCAAACTCTTTGCTGGAGAGGTTCATTTTGAGAATTTGTTCTTATAATTACTCCTGCCAGCATGCCATATGGTAGATGATTATCACACTTCCAGATCTGAGCAAATATTTCTTAGAGAGGGGAACTAAGGCATGGAGTGGTTCCCCTTGAACTCTACAGAAAAATCAGGTTCAAAGGCAGAACTAGAACATAAGAGTTTCCAGCTCCCCTCTGTGGCATTCACCATGACAAAGAAATTGGCACTTAAGggcaagaaaatgtttttccaaaaataattcTTTCCTTATGCTACATAAATAATGGTAGCAGCCATTaggacagaagcaaaaatacttTGCTTTAGGCTGCACTCGAAATGAAGGTTTTGTTCTTGTCAGCCTCCTGTTAGAGTTTGTATCTGCACCTAACAATTTCAGGGGAGTTATTGTGATTTATGTTTTCAAGAGGGATCATTCCAGAAAGATCTCAAAGTTTACTATTTCTTTAAGCACTGAATTAGCCTCAATTTATTTCTACCTCTCAAACAGAGTGCTGTTTTCCCTTCCCAAACATTCACAGCTGTTTAAGTGCCTGCTGATGCAAGGATTTTCAGCctccacatttttttaataataagttAAGAGTTTTCAACCTTTGCATGATTCTCCTGTGCTGAATATCTATGTCTGTTGCTTGTGTTTTATGGGGGAAAATGGAGGTGTCAGACAAACCACGGAGATACAAACTGTGAGCCTGACTGACCTGGTGGTGGCTGAGCTCAGCGACAGGCTCTGCAGGGCATAGGGATGCTCCTTTTCCAACCTTTAGTGATCATGGAGAGACATCTGAGCATCTGTGACACAGGCTCCAAAATTCAGTGGCTCTTTACCATGTCTTTCCTGCCTTAGAACTCCAGGCTCATGGAGGTTAGTGGCAAACCTGCCATGTATCTGCTGAGTAGTGCAATGATCTCATGTCATGGCATTAAATCTGCCCATTAAAGGAGACTTTTTGATTATTTTCAAGTTCTGTCCACATTTTTCAAGTCTTCAGCCTCCTGGTCCAGAAATATGGGTTTTGTTAGTTCTAAGGCTTCATTCTTGACTCTCTCTCCAATACTTAGATGCAGTCATGACAAACTCAGTCACATATTGCAGCCATTTACCGAACACTTGTAAACATGAACAGGAATGCACCATACCCATgcatacaaacacacaaaaccatgCAGAAACTATGCTTGAGAACAGCTGTGAAGTTAACACTgcaaaagaaaactcaaaatgtgttattttctcACACTGATGGTTTTGTGTGATATTACATAAACGCTAGCTTTTTTGAGTTTGATTTTTTATGGCTTCTTAAATCAAAAGCAGAACTCCAGATCTATTCACTGTACATAGTATTTTTTCTTAGATCTACAATGAAGCTGTGGCAGCACGTACTGTTTAAGGATCCAATCTAGGAAGTTCaggattcacagaatcacagaatcaactgggttggaaaaaacctcagagatcatcgagtccaaaccttggtccaactctagtccgtttactagatcatggcactaagtgccatgtccaatctcagtttgaaaacctccagggacggtgagtccaccacctccctgggcagccattccaatgcctgaccactctctctgtaaagaatttctttctaatatccagcctaaatttcccctggcagagtttaagcccatgcccccttgtcctattgctgactgcctgggagaagagaccaatccccacctggctagaactgcccttcaggtagttatagagagtgatgagctcacctctaagcctcctcttctgtGCAGGGTTTGCTGATTGGTAGGTCTGCTTCTGCTTGGCTCCAGGATTctgaatatttcatttgtaGTTACGTTTCATAAAAACGCCTTGTTAATTTCTAGTTCAGtaggaaaagggtaaagcagaCTGTCCACCTCAGCAGATGACTGCTCTGCTCATGGCAAAGCTGGGCTCCAGTGGCCTGTGTGCTTCCTCCCCTCCCAATTTCTCTTCCACCACTTTCCCAAACAGGTGGTGACTTCTACATAGTTTGGGGACATTAATTAACTAATTTTATTCCTGTAAAGGAGCTGCTAATTGCTGTTATACAGCTGACTTCACTGAggaactggaggaaagcaacTCCCAAGCAGAATGATGGTGCCAGGGGCTGAGCCCACCTGGAGAGCTGCTGCCCACTATTAATCCCTGCTGAAGCACTTAAGCACCCAAAAACTCAGCATCCTTTAGGATAGTCCTCAGCACTAGAAAGGATCAGGCCTAAGTGAGACggagaaaaagcagcacaccAAGTACAACAGTCCAAGAAGGTGCCAGCTGGGGGCAGATGCCTGCTCTCATCACCCTCAGCTCCTGTCTCATGAAAAGCTAATAACAACGTAACTAATAACTAATGATGAGAGGAAGTGGAAAATGGTGCAGTGAATGCTAGCAGCGCTCATAAAGTCAAATGCCAGTAAAATACGGTATGTGTACAAAAGAACAGTTTAGTTCCTGGCTACCTGCTGTGTTCAAGCTAAACTGAAGACAAAGTAATATCTTCAGGATGTATTTGTGAAAAAAACTTTCCGTATTATAAGATAAAATTgcaacaatttattttatttaattagtaTCTAATTTGTTCCAGTATGTTAAAAGGCTAATATGCATATAAATTGATCTTCCATCTTTGGACAAGTTGCAGTATGAATATTATATTgtaaaagaagaaggaaagatgtgaTCACTGGACTGTCTCACATCAAACTGAATTGAATCTCACAGAAATACTCTGTAATTTACAGTACGGGCATGCTGGTAGGCAGGAGAGATGATGACCAGTACAAGCAATTAGGATTAAGAGTGTATATGGTCCAGTTTGTAGCTGTGCTATCCCAGGAGAGACCCAAAGGAGGACGGATGCCTCTGAGACACACTTTCTTACTTTCATACTGACCTACCTCCAGCGAGGCTGTgacagctggggctgttcagcctggagaagacaaggctccagggagaccttattgtggcattttagtacttaaagggggcttataagaaagatggggacagactttttagcagggcctgttacaatagCATaaggggtaatgattttaaactaaatgaggggagattcaggttaaacatgaggaagacattttttgccatgagggtggtgaaacactggcccaggttgcccagagaggtggtagatgccccatccctggagacattcaaggccaggctggatggggctctgagcaacctaatctagttgcagatgtccctgctcattgcagggtcCTGGACTAGACAACCTttaaatgtcccttccaacccaaactattctatgattctgtgaagaagGAGAGCTTCgttccccatcccagggcaGCACACACAGTCAGATCCACTTGTTCCTCCCTTCCTAACAGCTGCTCTCCACAGGTTGAGCTGCCCTCCCCTGCATCAGGGCACTGATGGGAAGTTTCTGTGCTCCCCTTTTTCTGTTCCTGGTGCCCTTGAAAGGCAAAGCTGACATCTGTGGGGAAGCACTGGGTGCTCAGGGAGGCTTGCGTCCCTCTCATTCTCTCctcatacatacacacatatatgtacatacgAACCATTCTTTCTATATAGCAAATGAGAAATCAAAGTGCACAAAAAGTAGGAGGACAAAAATCCTTGAAAGAAGATAGAACACCTTTTAGAGTCATGCCTTGCATGTTTACATATGTGATATTGGGGATGACGCTTTGGGTCTCATGTGGTGCAGTGTAGACCACATGTGAGTCAGACCTGCTTATTTTGCAATGTGAAGAGGTATTTAAAAGCACACCATTGTCAATAGCATGACCCTGTAACTAACagtatttatgttttcttttccttttagtttGAGCTTTCGCAGTGTCAGCAGCactcagaagaaaatgcaaacatttgtCTCAGTAGCCCAGAATGTTTGGGAAATTTTTATATCCGAAAGGAAGCCTGGCTGGAAGAATTGGATGCAGCTTTTTGCAGTTTGCTCTGCAGTTGCCTTCCTCTCAAGCTTTCTCTTATTCCTTGGCATGCACTTCTCACTGGTACACCATCCCTTGGGTCCCTTACTGATTTCTGGATTCATCTGGATCTCACTTTCTATTGCGCTCTCCTGTTTCAAGCATCTGCgctgtttttctgtcctgttccttctttcttgtggaCTTCAAAATGGCAGGAATGCTCTTATTACAGCTGGCACAGGTGTCATTGTGGCCGGACacatccaaaatatttttcacaaccTAAAGGTTCTGGCAGACAGTATAACCTGTCATTTAGAGTTTGAGCAATTTGCCTTGATAAAATATTATGTTGAGGCAGTAAAATGGATTTATGAGATGGTCAAGGTTTCCACTGAGCTATCTAAACATGTTGTGTTCCTAAGACATGAATTCACACCATCTTATTCCATTTCAGATGATGCGTTAAAACAAGAGCTAAATGACACAAAGCAAGAGATCCAGAGAGTTGCTAACCAAATCTCTTTTATGCTGACTATATTGCCCTATATAGGGCAGAAAGTACTGCCTATTGTGGGGATTTTTCTAGCTTCTTTTGGAACTGGCCTCTTTATGAAAAAATTTATGGGATCCCACAGTAACAAATTTAAGAACACTTATATCACAAAACAGTTCATCGCATTTGATGAGCaccaaaagcaacagcaaaaaccctGTCTTCTGCCActtaacagaaaagaaagaaaatattatgtgACAATCCCATCTTTCTGCCTCacaaagaaggacagaaaaaacatgcagtatttttttctccctgtattTATTAATCTTTTCATCTGGCTTCTGTTTGCTGCAGTagattatttgttttattggttaattatttctgtgaataaaCATCTCCAAGAAGTACCAGATCCAGAGATTCAACTCAGCCTCGTTCAGCAAGTAAGTACTTATCAGTACTTTATAGTTCTTAATTTACTGTTGAAAAAATTCCCCTCATCTTCAGCACCTGCCGACGTACAGCCAATGATCCATCAGTTCTATCATGACAttaccacagaatcacagagtggttagGGGTGGAaagaacctctggagatcatctagtccaagccacctgctaaagcaggttcacctggagcagattgcacaggaatgtgtccaggtgggttttgaatgtctccagagaaggagactccacaacctttctgggcagcctgttccagtgatctgtcaccctcaaggtaaagaagtttttccacatattcagatggaacctcttaTGCTTCAGTCCGTGCCCATTGCCCCGTCTCcaatcattgggcaccactgaaaggagactggtcccatcctcttgacattcacccttgagatatttataaacattgataagatcaCACTTTgtccatggaaaaaaaagccattgcCTTTACAGCTATGTGTGTTGAATGGAACCAGACAGttctctgcatttttcaaaGTGTCATCATAGTTCTAGAGAATGGTGAATATAGGAAGAAGTACTTTTATTCCTCCATTTATATATGTGGAGAAGACCAGAAGCCTAAAATTGGAATGTCACAATGCTGACATTTGTGAAGCACCACTTTTATAGTCAAAATGGCACTGTGACACTGACGTGAGAGATGCCCACCTTTCtttggctgaggcagcaggcgaagtccacacagcagccattgttaaCGGTAGCTGCCCAGGTTGGAGGGACCTGTGCAACACAATTCTTCTCCTCAGACCTCTCTCCAAGTCAATGAccatctgttctttctgtcagggctTCAGTTCTCCTAGTCCCTGATGACTATGTTTCAGGCAAGTACTGTTCCATCTTCAGAACGACTCTTACAACAGTCTACCAAGAGAAATGGTGAAAATGCAGTcggaaatatttataaatagcCAAGAAATATGTTGTTATGAGTACAGCATATATAGACACTGGATAGACTAGATGATTTACGGTCCTTTGTAAATCTGAATGTCCAATGgaagaaatattcagaaaggAGGGAATCAATACTATAATCAGCTCTCTTTTTCCCGTTTTCTTGTGCAGAAGAATGAGAAGAGCTTTATCATTGATAGGAGAGAGCATATTGCAAAGACTGATGTTTTCAAGATCTCTTTGTTTAAGCATGACTGCATCCCTCAGCCAGAGCTCACTCTCTCCACAACATGGATCCAGCTTGGAGTCATCATCTTCTTCTTAATCATTTTTGGGTTATTCTCTGGCCTCCTGACCCAACTTAAGATACTTGTGTCAACTTCATTTTATCCTGACACTGAGATGAAACGGATAAGTTACTTGCATGCAAAATTACtcaagaaaagagcaaagctacAAGCAAAAACTGTGAAGAACACATTTGCTAGAACGGTAAGCCATCAGCTGTAGAGAACAAAAAATCTCCCTCTCTCAGGGTGGCAGTCAGACCCAGGAAATGCTTAAACACTTCTTAACTTCAAGTATGTGCTAATAGATTTTCCCCAGTGCTCTCCTGCACAGGAGCCAGAGACGAGCTGCCTGTTGGTGAGATTAGGTCATAAAATGGTTTCGTTGTGTCCTTCAACACATGTGCATCAGACATGACATGGGTACACCCAAATGACTATGTGCTGGCAAGAAAATACCCTTCAGTCTTAGAGCTCTCCAGAGAAGAAACTTGGTTTTCACGAACATATGAAAAGCACCTCCAGCACAAACAGTACTCCTGCAACCTAGACAGCAAATATTAGACATTTGTGAGCAGCCTCTCCCTTGTTGAGAAGGATGTTCAGTGTTCAGTTGTTGCTTAGCAAAAAGGAAGCtgatatatttctgttttaaaacacagtggTAGTGCAACTGCTAATACCATTAGTAAACAACTTTTTGCTTGCAAAAATATTCActctgtatatatgtatatatacgcTAATGGAAATAacaaacacacatgcatatatttatGGTGAATCCAGATAGATAGCTGCAGACACAtgtagtttgttttggtttgtgttttttttaagtagccTTCAATAATGATTGTACAGTATGTTAGTGTCTGGGTGATCTCTACCTCAGTCATATTATGATCAGATCAtcatatttctgtcttttcagg containing:
- the DCSTAMP gene encoding dendritic cell-specific transmembrane protein, with the translated sequence MQTFVSVAQNVWEIFISERKPGWKNWMQLFAVCSAVAFLSSFLLFLGMHFSLVHHPLGPLLISGFIWISLSIALSCFKHLRCFSVLFLLSCGLQNGRNALITAGTGVIVAGHIQNIFHNLKVLADSITCHLEFEQFALIKYYVEAVKWIYEMVKVSTELSKHVVFLRHEFTPSYSISDDALKQELNDTKQEIQRVANQISFMLTILPYIGQKVLPIVGIFLASFGTGLFMKKFMGSHSNKFKNTYITKQFIAFDEHQKQQQKPCLLPLNRKERKYYVTIPSFCLTKKDRKNMQYFFLPVFINLFIWLLFAAVDYLFYWLIISVNKHLQEVPDPEIQLSLVQQKNEKSFIIDRREHIAKTDVFKISLFKHDCIPQPELTLSTTWIQLGVIIFFLIIFGLFSGLLTQLKILVSTSFYPDTEMKRISYLHAKLLKKRAKLQAKTVKNTFARTVSFWFPILKAREAVRKKERSVANDNMV